In Haloarcula hispanica ATCC 33960, one DNA window encodes the following:
- a CDS encoding glycosyltransferase, with protein MTSASVGAEPDLAFYIPNLTVGGAEQVTVNIVNGLAGRGYDVELVVSHPGGELRTAVADSVAVIELADVRIPGIGIGAHLHKLAQYLGDTEPDILISEKTDANILCLGAKRVAESTTTVVPTEHIAFGMMPDESLKSRGVRKVAAQLYPAANDLIAVSDGVADSLGEKTAVDRGDISVLHNPVEITTVQDRAHEPVSHKWIEDPDTDVLLFVGRHHPQKDLKTWLRSFKRVNDTLPDTRAVIAGRGSETETVRELTVELGLTEVTSIPGYVDNPYRFMNQASLFLLSSQFEGLPTVLIEAMACGCPIVSTDCPSGPREILADGEYGRLTPVGDVDSIATAALEMLDNPTPAAVLQDRAADFAPQTVLNDYEQFIETRLG; from the coding sequence ATGACCAGCGCTAGTGTGGGGGCTGAACCGGACCTGGCGTTTTATATTCCAAACCTGACTGTTGGTGGGGCCGAACAGGTTACTGTCAATATCGTTAATGGGCTGGCCGGTAGGGGCTACGATGTCGAACTTGTAGTGTCACATCCGGGTGGCGAACTGCGGACAGCGGTCGCCGATAGCGTCGCCGTGATCGAACTGGCTGACGTGCGTATTCCTGGCATCGGTATCGGTGCCCATCTGCACAAACTAGCGCAATACTTGGGGGACACAGAACCAGATATCCTCATTTCTGAGAAAACCGACGCAAATATCCTTTGTCTGGGTGCAAAACGAGTGGCCGAGTCGACTACGACAGTTGTTCCGACAGAACACATTGCGTTCGGGATGATGCCCGACGAATCGCTGAAGTCGAGAGGTGTCCGGAAAGTAGCGGCACAGCTTTATCCAGCAGCGAATGACCTGATCGCTGTATCAGACGGTGTCGCCGACAGCCTCGGCGAAAAGACAGCCGTGGACCGAGGGGATATCTCTGTTCTTCACAATCCAGTCGAAATAACCACAGTTCAGGACCGGGCGCATGAGCCGGTATCACACAAGTGGATCGAGGACCCTGACACCGATGTGCTGCTGTTCGTCGGTCGTCACCATCCCCAGAAGGACCTCAAAACGTGGCTCCGGTCATTCAAGCGCGTTAACGATACGTTACCGGATACTCGTGCAGTAATCGCAGGCCGCGGGTCAGAAACCGAAACGGTCCGTGAACTTACCGTCGAACTGGGGCTCACTGAGGTTACGTCTATTCCAGGTTACGTCGATAACCCATATCGGTTCATGAACCAGGCTAGCCTGTTCCTTCTTTCCTCTCAATTCGAGGGATTACCCACAGTATTGATCGAGGCGATGGCCTGTGGGTGTCCGATCGTCTCGACAGACTGTCCGAGCGGTCCGCGTGAGATACTCGCAGATGGAGAGTATGGAAGACTTACACCAGTCGGGGATGTCGATTCAATCGCCACTGCCGCCCTGGAAATGTTAGATAATCCGACACCGGCAGCAGTGTTACAGGACCGCGCAGCCGACTTCGCACCGCAAACTGTTCTTAATGACTACGAGCAGTTTATTGAAACGAGACTCGGGTGA